The sequence TTGACGATCACGGCGTCGGGATGCTCTTGCCGGACTAGCTTCCTGGCCTCCAGCAGGTCAGTAGCACCCACGATCCGGTAGCCCTCGAGATGGCGCGACAGGAAGGCGCGCCCCTCGGGTTCGTCCACCAGCACGACCGTGGGCACGCGCTCGTCCCTCGGCAGCCCGTCAGCCCCCGCTTCCGGAAGCCGGACCACCTGCTTCTCCTCCAGCGGCAGAGTAAAGAAGAAAGTGCTCCCCTCCCCCAGCGCGCTCTCCACCCATACGCGCCCGCCGTGCATCTGCACAAACCGCTTGGCTATGGCCAGGCCCAAGCCCTTGCCCAGGCGGCGGAGCCCGTCCTCATCGCCCGTATCCGCCTGCTCGAACTCCTCGAAGATGCGCTCCGACTCCTCCGGCGGGATCCCGGGCCCAGTATCGGCGACGGACACCACTACCTCGTCCGCCTGAACCATGACCGCCACCGTTATCTCCCCCTTTTCGGTGAAGCGGCAGGCGTTCGCCAGGAGGTTGAGTAGCACCTGGCGGATACGCGTCCTGTCAATGAAAAGCTCAGGCAGATCGGACGGGACGTGCCGCACAAGGCGAACCTCTCCCCTGTCGGCCAGCAATCGGGAGGCCACCTCGATAGCCTCCTCGACGATCACCCGCAGATCCACGTGCTCGCGCCGGACAGGCATCTTGAGAGCCTGCAGCCGGGCCAGGTCCAGCACGTCGTCAATCAGCTCCGACAGGTAGCGGGCGCTGCGCTGGATCTCGATGACGTCCCTCCTGAGGGCGGGGGTCCATACGGCGCCGGCATAGACCTCCGGATAGCGCTGCATCACCTCCACGAAGCCCAATATTATGTTGAGTGGAGTGCGCAGCTCGTGACTGACCGTGGTGGCGAACTGCTCCTTGAGCTGCCGGGCCTCCTGGGCCTCGCGCTGTGCCTGCCCTAGCTCGTTGAGGCTGCGCTTCAGCAGCCCATTGGAGACCCGCAGCGCCTTGTTCAGCCGGTTGACCTCCTCCTGACGCAGCCGCACCTCCCGCGCCAGAACGTTCAGTTGCTCCGTCTGGCCCCAGGCCTCGAACAGAAGCGACCTGCCGGTAGAGGCCTGGAGAAGCCCCACCATCCCCACCGAGGCCAGCAACAGCGTTGAGCTCTCCCGACCGACCGGCACCAGGCTCCCGCTCAGAATTAGGGGCAGGAGCGACATCCCCACCGCCGCGGGCACAGCGAGCCAGGCCGGCAGCAGGAATAGGCTCAGCAAGAGCGGCAACGCCAGAAAGGGAAGTGCCTCTCCATACCCGAGGGGTCCCTGGCATACCAGGACCACCGCCAGGAGCAGTCCCACCTGAGCCAGGGCTCCGACGGTGGCCGGTGGGCGCGAGTACAGGGCAATCAACGGCAGAGCTATACCGACCGTAAGGAGCAGGCCCACCAGGGCTAGATCCAGCTCCCGGTCACCCAGCTCCACGAACAGCCGCAACCAGCCCAACCCGGCGAGCGACAGCCCGAGCTTGAGGGCGAGACCCCGACGGCTCTCGTCCCAACGATCCTGCCCCGTCATCGCTCTCCTCCCCTGGCCTCACCCCCGCCACCGGCCCTGCTACCCTCCGTCAGGCGTACGCCATGGGTAGCGGAAGCGAGATGGCGCTGCCGGTGGCGGACGACTGCAGCCCCGCTTCCAGTATCTCCTGCGCGTCCCGACCGACCTCGGCGCTGCAGAGGCCGACGATGGGCTCTCCTCGCGCCAGACGACTCAGGAAGTAGGCCGTCGCGCTGGCTTCATCCTCCGGCAGCGGAGGTACTTTCACCTCCACTCCCTCGTCGTGCTCTTGGTCCGCCAAAAGGACGCGGCCCTGCTTTCCGGGCTCCACTACCAGAGTGCCCTCGGTGCCGTAGATGACAGTCACGTAGGAGGTCAGGTGGCCGATCTGGCTCCAAGAGGCCTCCGCCAGCGCCATGGCCTTCGGCCACTCCATG comes from Anaerolineae bacterium and encodes:
- a CDS encoding response regulator → MTGQDRWDESRRGLALKLGLSLAGLGWLRLFVELGDRELDLALVGLLLTVGIALPLIALYSRPPATVGALAQVGLLLAVVLVCQGPLGYGEALPFLALPLLLSLFLLPAWLAVPAAVGMSLLPLILSGSLVPVGRESSTLLLASVGMVGLLQASTGRSLLFEAWGQTEQLNVLAREVRLRQEEVNRLNKALRVSNGLLKRSLNELGQAQREAQEARQLKEQFATTVSHELRTPLNIILGFVEVMQRYPEVYAGAVWTPALRRDVIEIQRSARYLSELIDDVLDLARLQALKMPVRREHVDLRVIVEEAIEVASRLLADRGEVRLVRHVPSDLPELFIDRTRIRQVLLNLLANACRFTEKGEITVAVMVQADEVVVSVADTGPGIPPEESERIFEEFEQADTGDEDGLRRLGKGLGLAIAKRFVQMHGGRVWVESALGEGSTFFFTLPLEEKQVVRLPEAGADGLPRDERVPTVVLVDEPEGRAFLSRHLEGYRIVGATDLLEARKLVRQEHPDAVIVNVPPEPADAPHGAPPPFVSEPVPVVQCSLPVSHNYVEGELFDDWLVKPIGDDRLAGALERVARAGTLLIVDDDPSFVRLVRRLLEVQRAPYRVIWAHGGQEALEKVRGEPVDVVLLDIALPDLGGHSVARIIRQEMGERSPAIVAVTAIQPGMEGSGRQARSFSVTSAAGLSEDDTLTLIRACLTQLKPAYLPELPAPERLAVEDGSQAW